One part of the Nostoc sp. PCC 7120 = FACHB-418 genome encodes these proteins:
- a CDS encoding response regulator, whose amino-acid sequence MNNILVSNCPKNTHFIDDIRDLNVFKELTILMVDDDENMRFLIAEIFEIYGTKVMTATNPLEAFELIRKIKLDLLISDINMPERNGYWLIQQVRTLTDSKNREIPAIAFTGDAGLNIQKKAIAAGFQTCICKTSTIEQLVTEITKLLKPSWKLRREE is encoded by the coding sequence ATGAATAACATACTTGTGTCAAATTGCCCTAAGAATACGCATTTTATAGACGATATTAGAGACTTAAATGTTTTCAAAGAATTAACAATTTTGATGGTGGATGATGATGAGAATATGCGGTTTTTAATTGCTGAGATTTTTGAAATCTATGGAACTAAGGTGATGACAGCAACTAATCCCTTAGAAGCATTTGAGTTAATTAGAAAAATCAAACTTGATCTGTTGATTAGCGACATTAATATGCCAGAAAGAAATGGCTATTGGTTAATCCAACAAGTCAGAACGCTGACAGATTCAAAAAATAGAGAAATTCCGGCGATCGCTTTTACTGGGGATGCTGGACTTAACATACAGAAAAAGGCTATTGCTGCTGGATTTCAAACGTGTATCTGCAAGACTTCAACCATAGAGCAATTAGTCACAGAAATAACAAAACTGCTGAAGCCTAGCTGGAAATTAAGGCGTGAGGAATAA
- a CDS encoding response regulator, with the protein MNPNTASTFNVGILKGVQILIVDNDIDSGVLYTLLLKDVGATVITTNSIKEALKILIRFVPHIVICEIRFLGESIYILLNKLMAMEAGSRNHIPIIVTSTCIKGTIEEIPEIEFEGYLIKPIDLDKLIVLIQNLLPFGSNHLFTDVLQHSFINDMVVADSSLTGMQISSLNKDHE; encoded by the coding sequence ATGAATCCAAATACTGCTTCTACTTTTAATGTTGGGATACTCAAAGGTGTGCAGATACTCATTGTAGATAATGATATTGATAGTGGAGTGCTATATACGCTTTTGCTCAAAGATGTTGGGGCAACTGTAATCACAACAAATTCTATTAAGGAAGCATTAAAAATCTTGATTCGCTTTGTCCCTCACATTGTCATTTGTGAAATCAGATTCTTAGGTGAAAGCATTTACATTTTACTAAATAAATTGATGGCAATGGAAGCAGGTAGTAGGAATCATATTCCCATTATTGTAACTTCAACCTGTATCAAAGGGACTATTGAGGAAATTCCAGAGATAGAGTTTGAAGGATATTTAATCAAACCTATTGACCTAGATAAATTAATTGTCCTGATACAGAATTTATTACCATTTGGTAGTAATCATTTATTTACTGACGTACTACAACACTCATTTATTAATGACATGGTAGTAGCAGATAGCTCATTAACAGGAATGCAAATCTCATCTTTGAACAAAGATCATGAATAA
- a CDS encoding NACHT domain-containing protein: MVKRSLQASQLGIQQAKTAFARKGWTQENLAIEVNLKTRQPIWRFFSGRPVERLTFIEICSVLELNWREIAANPPAEFGEREEIAQPSVLDIDRLVQQVRSQRFDKIQYQCGILQLLDISHPVAIDDIYIDVNILELIASQQYLEITDLQNLDPKEFDRFGLGEVSQKQIPSMQAVETYSKLRVLGKPGVGKTTFLQHLAIQSNQNTFAAHQVPIFITLRNFAEESKVTHEFSLLNYIRQEFITSGISDPTVIETLLNAGRVLLLLDGMDEVLNQQSNAVLSEIRRFSDKYHKNQFVATCRTASQKLVLRGFTDVEIAPFTLEQIIAFAQKWFVAFTKTNTEDGQAQSVEFIEKLELDENWQFRQLVVTPLFLHLACWVFHSQEKFPIKRTDFYKQGLDLLLGKWDEARGIERDEVYRGFLLPQKLKLLSQIAAATFEKGQYFFEQRVVEQYIADYIQNLSHLPMDGEELQIESEAALKAIEAQHGLLAERARGIFSFSYLAFQEYFTARKIVASHNLQALEQALGGLVSHITDPHWREIFLLTATMLRSADGLVQLMKQQIDALVAQDPYLQEFLTWASQKSRTIPTQTKDATVRAFYLALSRTPHISSHFALASSLDQGMFLDAALDDLLLECAIDGNQDFAHFHTCGDALSNILGIVLDVGLHKSLEKLAEQLPNSRQNQQRFRLWLQTSYSAWAEQLKITITNYRNINHQWQFSPEQQQVLQRYYDANQLLLDCLHSNCEVTAAIRQEIEATLLLPQKELEDREWQ; encoded by the coding sequence ATGGTCAAGCGATCGCTCCAAGCATCACAGTTAGGAATACAACAGGCAAAAACAGCGTTTGCGCGTAAGGGGTGGACTCAAGAAAATTTAGCCATTGAAGTCAACTTAAAAACTCGACAGCCAATTTGGCGATTTTTTAGTGGTCGTCCAGTTGAACGTCTGACCTTTATTGAAATTTGTTCGGTTTTAGAATTGAATTGGCGGGAGATTGCTGCTAACCCACCAGCAGAATTTGGCGAACGAGAGGAAATAGCCCAGCCCTCTGTCTTGGATATCGATAGATTAGTGCAGCAAGTGCGATCGCAACGCTTTGACAAGATTCAATACCAGTGTGGTATTTTGCAATTATTGGACATCAGCCATCCTGTGGCGATCGATGACATATATATAGATGTGAATATTTTGGAGTTAATTGCTAGTCAACAGTATTTAGAAATTACTGATTTGCAGAACCTCGACCCCAAAGAATTTGATCGCTTTGGCTTAGGTGAAGTATCCCAAAAACAAATACCCAGTATGCAGGCGGTTGAAACATACTCCAAGCTCAGGGTACTAGGTAAACCGGGGGTAGGTAAAACTACTTTTTTACAACATCTCGCCATTCAGTCTAACCAAAATACATTTGCAGCTCATCAGGTGCCAATCTTCATCACACTGAGGAATTTTGCGGAAGAATCTAAAGTCACCCACGAGTTCAGCCTATTAAACTATATCCGCCAGGAGTTTATCACATCGGGAATTTCCGATCCCACAGTTATAGAAACCTTGCTGAATGCAGGTAGAGTGTTACTTTTGCTTGATGGCATGGATGAAGTCCTCAACCAACAAAGCAATGCTGTCTTAAGTGAAATTCGGCGATTTTCCGATAAATATCACAAAAATCAGTTTGTCGCAACTTGTCGAACAGCCTCTCAAAAACTTGTACTCAGAGGCTTTACCGATGTTGAAATTGCCCCATTTACCTTAGAACAAATCATCGCCTTCGCTCAAAAATGGTTTGTCGCCTTTACCAAGACTAATACTGAAGATGGTCAGGCACAATCTGTTGAGTTTATCGAGAAACTAGAGTTAGATGAAAACTGGCAATTTCGCCAACTCGTTGTTACACCCCTGTTTCTGCATCTTGCCTGCTGGGTGTTTCATAGTCAAGAAAAATTCCCCATTAAACGCACGGACTTTTATAAGCAAGGTTTAGACCTGCTGTTGGGTAAATGGGATGAAGCCAGGGGTATAGAACGGGATGAAGTTTACCGAGGGTTTTTGTTACCACAAAAGCTCAAGTTATTGAGTCAAATTGCCGCCGCGACATTTGAGAAAGGTCAATACTTTTTTGAACAACGTGTTGTTGAGCAATACATTGCTGACTATATTCAGAATCTCAGTCATTTACCGATGGATGGAGAGGAACTGCAAATAGAAAGCGAAGCAGCGCTCAAAGCAATCGAAGCTCAACATGGGTTACTAGCAGAAAGAGCTAGGGGAATTTTCTCTTTTTCTTATCTGGCGTTTCAAGAATATTTTACGGCTAGAAAAATAGTTGCTAGTCATAACCTACAAGCTTTAGAGCAAGCCTTAGGAGGATTGGTTAGTCATATCACCGACCCCCACTGGCGCGAAATCTTTTTGTTGACAGCTACCATGCTCCGGAGTGCAGACGGCTTGGTACAGTTGATGAAGCAACAGATTGATGCACTAGTCGCCCAAGACCCTTATCTACAAGAGTTTTTGACTTGGGCTAGCCAAAAATCTCGTACTATTCCCACTCAAACCAAAGATGCGACAGTTCGCGCTTTTTACCTGGCCTTGAGTCGGACTCCTCATATATCTTCTCACTTTGCCCTAGCCAGCAGCCTCGACCAAGGGATGTTTTTGGATGCAGCATTAGATGACCTGCTGTTAGAGTGTGCAATTGATGGGAACCAGGACTTTGCCCACTTCCACACCTGTGGAGATGCGCTCTCGAACATTTTGGGTATTGTTCTAGATGTTGGACTTCATAAATCCCTGGAAAAACTTGCTGAACAGTTGCCGAATTCTCGTCAAAATCAACAACGGTTTCGGCTATGGTTGCAGACTAGTTATTCAGCCTGGGCTGAACAATTAAAGATCACGATTACTAATTATCGCAATATTAATCATCAGTGGCAATTTAGCCCAGAGCAGCAGCAAGTACTACAGCGCTATTACGATGCCAATCAATTACTACTCGATTGTCTGCATAGCAACTGTGAAGTGACTGCTGCTATCAGACAGGAAATTGAAGCCACCTTATTATTGCCTCAAAAAGAACTTGAGGATAGGGAATGGCAATAG
- a CDS encoding DUF3775 domain-containing protein, whose product MNINFLLLNKVNKIIELTELIYYSKQSDQPSGEVNIPETFIDKLSNYLEEFETTGRTSARVLHKYIDGFSPEEKGQVIALIWLGQYASCKQPEDFQNLIAQAVHLIPDNYATSYIIEKSFLAKYLRSGLEKINHHLWNN is encoded by the coding sequence ATGAATATAAATTTTTTATTACTTAATAAAGTAAATAAAATCATTGAGTTGACTGAACTAATTTATTATTCAAAGCAATCAGATCAACCATCTGGGGAAGTAAATATTCCAGAAACTTTTATAGACAAATTGTCTAATTATTTAGAAGAATTTGAAACAACTGGAAGAACATCAGCTAGAGTACTACATAAATATATAGACGGATTTTCTCCAGAAGAAAAAGGTCAAGTGATAGCTCTGATATGGCTTGGTCAATATGCTTCCTGCAAACAACCAGAAGACTTTCAAAATTTAATTGCACAAGCAGTACATCTCATACCTGACAACTATGCAACAAGCTATATTATCGAAAAATCTTTCCTAGCAAAGTATCTTCGCTCCGGGCTAGAAAAAATAAATCATCACCTCTGGAACAATTAA
- a CDS encoding DNA polymerase III subunit gamma/tau has protein sequence MSYVPLHHKYRPKNFAELVGQEAIATTLTNAIRTAKIAPAYLFTGPRGTGKTSSARILAKSLNCLNSDKPTAEPCGVCDVCQGITKGYSLDVIEIDAASNTGVDNIRELIEKAQFAPVQCRYKVYVIDECHMLSSAAFNALLKTLEEPPRHVVFVLATTDPQRVLPTIISRCQRFDFRRIQLEAMVKHLSAIASKENINISLEAVTLVAQLSQGGLRDAESLLDQLALLPNEVTPEQVWDLVGSVSEQDLLVLLAAIAQDNPELVLDSTRQILDRGREPLTILQNLAAFYRDLLIAKTAPNRHNLVACTQQTWKALVESAQSLPISTILLGQKHLQEAELQIKHTTQPRLWLEVTLLGLLPSANIQPAAIALTPSNQRPAPQQVSPKASPQNPSPQPPPPPPPPQATTHQETLDTPPSIPSPTLEEVKATSSPASQSPIPSPSEDDFAQIWQQVLSNIQQIPRRALLGQMCYLIDFAGAVARIGVKAAWYDKVKSDLPMITAAFQQTFNREIQVTLERGNPSNTSTVRKVAPANGNGNGNSNGNGNGHNGTATVQQPPSPTYSNQKPTTPPPQPTAPAPNPKTTPVSPSTGGAKTPPPTENKAPLLEWETDEVAIAAQRLAKFFDGQIIRFTDDGEGLSEMATSEWAEESDLDDE, from the coding sequence ATGTCTTACGTACCCCTGCACCACAAGTATCGTCCAAAGAATTTTGCTGAACTAGTGGGGCAAGAGGCGATCGCTACCACACTCACAAATGCTATCCGTACAGCTAAAATAGCCCCAGCGTATCTATTTACTGGCCCCAGAGGTACAGGTAAAACCTCCAGCGCCCGGATTCTGGCTAAATCCCTCAACTGTCTCAACAGTGACAAACCCACGGCTGAACCTTGTGGCGTTTGTGATGTTTGTCAGGGAATCACCAAAGGCTACTCCCTGGACGTAATCGAAATTGATGCCGCCAGTAACACTGGTGTAGATAATATCCGCGAATTAATTGAAAAAGCCCAATTCGCCCCTGTGCAGTGTCGGTATAAAGTGTATGTAATCGACGAATGTCATATGCTCAGTAGTGCGGCATTCAATGCGCTACTGAAAACATTAGAAGAACCACCGAGACACGTAGTTTTTGTTTTAGCGACAACCGATCCCCAACGAGTGTTACCTACAATTATTTCTCGTTGTCAAAGATTTGATTTTCGGCGCATTCAACTAGAGGCGATGGTGAAGCACTTAAGTGCGATCGCCTCAAAAGAAAATATTAATATTTCCCTAGAAGCAGTTACCTTAGTAGCTCAGTTATCCCAAGGTGGATTACGAGATGCGGAAAGTTTACTCGACCAATTAGCCTTATTACCCAACGAAGTCACACCAGAGCAAGTATGGGATTTAGTCGGTTCAGTCAGCGAACAAGATTTGTTAGTTTTATTGGCAGCGATCGCCCAAGATAACCCAGAATTAGTATTAGACTCTACCAGGCAAATCTTAGATCGTGGTCGAGAACCCTTAACCATTCTGCAAAACCTAGCCGCCTTCTACCGCGATTTACTCATAGCCAAAACCGCACCCAATCGTCATAATTTAGTCGCTTGTACTCAGCAAACATGGAAAGCACTAGTTGAATCCGCCCAATCTTTGCCCATAAGTACAATCTTGCTAGGGCAGAAACATTTACAAGAAGCAGAACTACAAATTAAACACACCACTCAACCACGTTTATGGTTAGAGGTGACATTACTAGGATTATTACCAAGCGCCAATATTCAACCCGCAGCGATAGCCCTGACACCAAGCAACCAGCGCCCAGCACCACAGCAAGTTTCCCCAAAAGCGTCCCCACAAAACCCATCTCCACAACCCCCACCTCCGCCTCCACCCCCACAAGCCACCACCCACCAAGAAACCCTCGACACACCCCCATCTATTCCATCCCCTACCCTAGAGGAAGTTAAAGCTACATCTTCCCCTGCTTCCCAGTCCCCAATCCCCAGTCCCTCAGAAGATGACTTTGCTCAAATTTGGCAGCAAGTACTCAGTAATATTCAGCAAATCCCCAGACGCGCCTTACTGGGTCAAATGTGTTACCTCATCGATTTTGCAGGTGCTGTGGCTCGTATTGGTGTCAAAGCTGCGTGGTATGACAAAGTTAAGTCAGACTTACCTATGATTACGGCAGCTTTCCAACAGACCTTTAATCGTGAAATTCAGGTAACTTTAGAAAGAGGTAACCCATCAAACACCTCTACAGTCAGGAAAGTAGCGCCAGCCAATGGTAATGGTAATGGTAACAGCAACGGTAACGGTAATGGTCATAACGGTACTGCCACCGTACAACAGCCACCATCACCAACCTACAGCAACCAAAAGCCAACTACACCTCCCCCACAGCCTACCGCACCCGCCCCAAATCCAAAAACTACACCCGTCTCCCCAAGTACAGGAGGGGCAAAAACACCACCCCCAACAGAGAACAAAGCACCTCTACTTGAGTGGGAAACCGATGAAGTGGCGATCGCTGCCCAACGTCTAGCAAAATTCTTTGATGGGCAAATCATCCGATTTACCGACGATGGCGAAGGATTATCAGAAATGGCTACATCTGAATGGGCAGAGGAATCAGATTTAGACGATGAATAA
- a CDS encoding glycosyltransferase has protein sequence MPANSWPDNDSYKELDPLNSLLSDVSTTEESVVETRDLSLPSRFQGRRGKAALVLTIVWSGTIALHLVSWGSIFILGLTTVLGIHALGVVFARPRHYQKEIQGSLPFVSILVAAKNEEAVIAKLAKNLCNLEYPNGQYEVWIIDDNSTDKTPHILAELAKEYDKLKVLRRSAQATGGKSGALNQVLPLTQGEIIAVFDADAQVASDMLLHVVPLFQREKVGAVQVRKAIANAKENFWTKGQMAEMSLDIWFQQQRTALGGIGELRGNGQFVRRQALDSCGGWNEETITDDLDLTFRLHLDKWDIECLFYPAVQEEGVTTAIALWHQRNRWAEGGYQRYLDYWDLILKNRMGTRKTWDMLMFMLTMYILPTAAIPDLLMALTRHRPPMLGPVTGLSVTMSVVGMFAGLRRIRQEQKFQVHTPFVLLLQTMRGTLYMLHWLVVMSSTTARMSFRPKRLKWVKTVHTGTGE, from the coding sequence ATGCCAGCGAATTCCTGGCCCGACAACGATTCCTACAAAGAGCTTGATCCACTCAATTCCTTGTTGTCTGACGTATCAACAACAGAGGAATCAGTAGTGGAAACACGGGATTTGTCTCTACCATCCCGGTTTCAAGGACGTAGAGGGAAAGCTGCTCTAGTTTTAACAATCGTCTGGAGTGGCACGATCGCTCTACATTTGGTTTCCTGGGGTTCTATTTTTATACTAGGGTTGACTACCGTTTTAGGTATTCATGCTTTAGGAGTAGTTTTTGCTCGACCCCGCCACTATCAAAAAGAGATTCAGGGTAGTTTACCTTTTGTATCTATATTGGTAGCCGCGAAAAATGAGGAAGCTGTCATTGCTAAATTAGCGAAAAATCTTTGTAATCTGGAATATCCCAACGGGCAATACGAAGTTTGGATAATTGATGATAATAGTACCGATAAAACACCCCATATCCTAGCAGAACTGGCAAAAGAGTACGACAAACTAAAAGTCCTCAGACGTTCAGCCCAAGCTACTGGTGGTAAATCAGGGGCGTTAAATCAGGTTTTACCATTAACTCAAGGTGAAATCATCGCCGTGTTTGATGCTGATGCTCAAGTGGCATCAGATATGCTACTCCATGTAGTACCTTTGTTTCAACGGGAAAAGGTGGGGGCGGTGCAGGTGCGAAAAGCGATCGCCAACGCCAAAGAAAATTTTTGGACAAAGGGGCAAATGGCGGAAATGTCGCTGGATATTTGGTTCCAGCAACAGCGTACAGCCCTGGGAGGAATCGGTGAACTGCGAGGGAATGGTCAATTTGTGCGCCGCCAAGCCTTGGACAGCTGCGGCGGTTGGAATGAAGAAACAATCACTGATGATTTGGATCTAACTTTCCGCCTGCATCTTGACAAATGGGATATTGAATGCTTGTTCTATCCAGCCGTACAGGAAGAAGGCGTAACAACGGCGATCGCTCTTTGGCATCAGCGCAATCGCTGGGCGGAAGGTGGCTATCAGCGCTATTTGGACTATTGGGATTTGATTCTCAAAAACCGCATGGGTACGCGGAAAACTTGGGATATGTTGATGTTCATGCTGACAATGTATATCTTGCCAACAGCAGCAATTCCCGATTTATTAATGGCTCTCACCCGTCATCGTCCGCCAATGCTAGGCCCAGTAACAGGCTTGTCTGTCACGATGTCTGTCGTCGGAATGTTTGCTGGTTTACGGCGCATACGACAAGAACAAAAGTTTCAAGTTCATACCCCCTTTGTTTTGTTACTACAAACAATGCGCGGCACATTATATATGCTGCACTGGTTAGTAGTCATGAGCAGCACCACAGCGCGGATGTCATTCCGACCCAAGCGCTTGAAGTGGGTAAAAACTGTGCATACAGGGACTGGCGAATAG
- a CDS encoding M20 family metallopeptidase: MVSTFPNPASVDLSRVRLAIRSLQPQLVEWRRQLHQKPELSFQEKLTAAFVSSKLQAWGIEHQTNIAQTGIVATIKGEKPSAKVLAIRADMDALPIQELNEVPYCSQHDGVMHACGHDGHTAIALGTAYYLQQHRQNFAGTVKIIFQPAEEGPGGAKPMIEAGVLKNPDVDAIIGLHLWNNLPLGTVGVRSGALMAAVELFDCTIFGKGGHGAIPHQTIDSVVVAAQIVTALQTIIARNVNPIDSAVVTVGALHAGTAHNVIADTATMKGTVRYFNPTFQGFFPQRIEQVIAGICQSHGAKYDFKYTELYPPVINDATVAELVRSQAEELIETPIGIVPECQTMGGEDMSFFLQEVPGCYFFLGSANPDKDLAYPHHHPRFDFDETALAMGVEIFVRCVEKFFNE, from the coding sequence ATGGTTTCCACCTTTCCCAATCCCGCGTCAGTTGACTTATCCCGTGTGCGGTTAGCAATCCGTTCATTGCAACCCCAGTTGGTTGAATGGCGACGACAACTGCATCAAAAACCAGAGCTAAGTTTTCAAGAAAAACTCACGGCTGCCTTTGTCTCAAGTAAGTTACAAGCATGGGGAATTGAGCATCAAACAAATATTGCTCAAACTGGAATAGTGGCTACCATCAAAGGCGAAAAACCCAGCGCTAAAGTCTTGGCAATTCGAGCAGATATGGATGCTTTGCCAATTCAAGAACTCAACGAAGTACCTTATTGTTCACAGCATGATGGTGTGATGCACGCTTGTGGACATGATGGACATACAGCGATCGCACTCGGCACAGCTTATTATTTACAACAGCATCGTCAAAATTTTGCTGGGACTGTAAAAATTATCTTCCAACCTGCGGAGGAAGGCCCAGGGGGCGCCAAGCCCATGATTGAAGCCGGGGTACTGAAAAATCCTGATGTTGATGCCATTATTGGGTTGCACCTGTGGAATAATTTGCCTTTGGGAACTGTAGGTGTCCGCAGTGGCGCATTGATGGCGGCGGTAGAATTATTTGACTGCACAATTTTCGGCAAAGGTGGACATGGTGCAATCCCCCATCAAACTATAGATTCTGTGGTGGTGGCGGCGCAAATTGTCACCGCGCTACAAACAATAATCGCGCGTAATGTCAACCCCATTGATTCAGCAGTAGTGACGGTCGGCGCACTCCATGCGGGAACAGCACATAACGTAATTGCCGATACAGCCACCATGAAAGGAACTGTCAGGTATTTTAATCCTACGTTTCAAGGTTTTTTTCCGCAAAGAATTGAGCAAGTGATTGCTGGTATTTGTCAAAGTCATGGCGCAAAATATGACTTCAAATATACTGAATTGTATCCCCCAGTCATTAATGATGCTACCGTAGCGGAATTAGTGCGATCGCAAGCTGAAGAATTGATCGAAACTCCCATTGGTATCGTGCCGGAATGTCAAACTATGGGGGGTGAGGATATGTCTTTCTTCTTGCAAGAGGTTCCTGGTTGTTATTTCTTCCTCGGTTCGGCTAACCCAGACAAAGATTTAGCCTATCCCCACCATCACCCCCGATTCGATTTTGATGAAACTGCTTTGGCAATGGGTGTAGAAATATTTGTCCGGTGTGTGGAGAAGTTTTTTAATGAATAA
- a CDS encoding DUF4114 domain-containing protein, producing MNLVTQKAILGLITTAALTGTLASIKPATATTQTTTSANVKPIQVAIKEAPEAIKKAQEAADALKKAEDDLSGIIRSTNRAKSDANSRLNRAEQDFTQADAGFQTAQTALNTATNNRNNAQNALNTATNNRNNAQNALNTATNNRDNAQNALNTATNNRNNAQNALNTATNNRNNAQNALNTATNNRNNAQNALNTATNNRNNAQNALNTATNNRNNAQAEVDTATRNLAQARRGNSQKAIQNAINALNQANTRLNTANTALNTATNNFNTANTAFNTANNNFSTANTAFNTATNNFSTANTALNTATNNFNTAIAELDQANTRLNTARNDFNTANSNFSRTGNELNTATNNFNTANNTFNTATTNFNNASSRRNTAEQARNQVREETRLTIENADSMVRDAQGLRDQAKLEADNAAKISQEAQEASKKANDWSTLTRNTIQDRSQDQNFQSLLPQFQALVQREGVEIPAEQIQAQKLDFSQLFLKNTHNVRVWFLNEGAGYRNQLAYEAVKGNQYNNGMIFEDVSCLSTRNKCASGNSDGVLDIGDFVDLGTIRGGTQLNFLLKGDGYNNPNGHIYGADSSLNPDGIQHIMAWTVGDYLMMGFEDLFNGGDKDYNDVMIVVDFGKNNFTTRRVPEPSATSVIMALGTVGMFKVRSRRKNK from the coding sequence ATGAATCTTGTAACTCAAAAAGCCATTTTGGGATTAATTACCACTGCTGCATTAACTGGTACACTCGCCTCTATAAAACCAGCAACTGCCACCACTCAAACTACAACTTCTGCCAATGTAAAACCTATTCAAGTAGCTATTAAAGAGGCTCCTGAGGCTATAAAAAAAGCTCAGGAGGCCGCTGATGCACTCAAAAAAGCAGAAGATGATCTCAGTGGTATTATACGATCCACAAACAGAGCAAAAAGTGACGCGAATAGTCGCCTGAATAGAGCCGAACAAGATTTTACCCAAGCGGATGCAGGTTTCCAAACAGCTCAAACAGCATTAAATACTGCAACCAATAATCGCAATAATGCTCAAAACGCATTAAATACTGCAACCAATAATCGCAATAATGCTCAAAACGCATTAAATACTGCAACTAATAATCGCGATAATGCTCAAAACGCACTAAATACCGCAACCAATAATCGCAATAATGCTCAAAACGCACTAAATACCGCAACCAATAATCGCAATAATGCTCAAAACGCACTAAATACCGCAACCAATAATCGCAATAATGCTCAAAACGCACTAAATACCGCAACCAATAATCGCAATAATGCTCAAAACGCACTAAATACCGCAACCAATAATCGCAATAATGCTCAAGCAGAGGTTGACACTGCTACCAGAAATCTAGCTCAAGCTCGAAGAGGAAATTCACAAAAAGCCATTCAAAATGCTATTAACGCTCTAAATCAAGCTAATACTAGATTAAATACAGCCAATACTGCATTGAACACCGCAACCAACAACTTTAATACGGCCAATACTGCATTTAACACTGCAAACAACAACTTTAGTACAGCCAATACTGCATTTAACACCGCAACCAACAACTTTAGTACAGCCAATACTGCATTGAACACCGCAACCAACAACTTTAATACAGCTATAGCTGAACTTGATCAAGCCAATACTAGATTAAATACAGCTAGAAATGATTTCAACACAGCTAACAGCAACTTTAGTAGAACTGGGAATGAGTTGAATACAGCTACGAATAACTTCAATACAGCAAATAATACCTTTAATACAGCAACTACCAATTTCAATAACGCGAGTAGCAGACGCAACACGGCTGAACAAGCCAGAAATCAGGTTAGAGAGGAAACTAGATTAACCATCGAGAACGCTGACAGCATGGTTAGAGATGCTCAAGGCTTGAGAGACCAGGCTAAGTTAGAAGCTGATAACGCTGCTAAGATTTCCCAAGAAGCACAGGAAGCGTCTAAAAAAGCTAATGATTGGAGTACATTAACAAGAAACACAATTCAAGATAGATCACAAGACCAAAATTTCCAGTCTTTGCTTCCCCAGTTTCAAGCATTGGTGCAACGAGAGGGTGTAGAAATTCCCGCAGAACAAATTCAAGCCCAAAAACTAGACTTTTCACAGTTGTTTTTAAAAAATACTCACAATGTGCGAGTTTGGTTTCTCAACGAAGGTGCTGGCTACAGAAACCAATTGGCTTATGAAGCTGTTAAAGGTAATCAGTACAACAATGGAATGATTTTTGAAGACGTTTCTTGTCTAAGTACGCGAAATAAATGCGCCTCAGGTAATTCCGATGGTGTTCTAGATATTGGTGACTTTGTAGACCTGGGTACAATCAGAGGTGGTACACAACTCAACTTCTTACTCAAGGGAGATGGATATAATAACCCTAATGGGCATATCTATGGTGCCGATTCATCACTCAACCCAGATGGCATACAACACATAATGGCTTGGACAGTCGGTGATTATTTAATGATGGGTTTTGAAGATTTATTTAACGGTGGGGACAAAGATTATAATGATGTGATGATTGTTGTTGATTTCGGTAAGAATAATTTCACAACAAGACGAGTACCAGAACCTTCGGCTACATCTGTGATCATGGCTTTAGGGACAGTTGGTATGTTCAAGGTACGTTCCCGTCGCAAAAACAAATAG